The Streptomyces pactum genome contains a region encoding:
- a CDS encoding restriction endonuclease subunit S: MPEWFDTTLGEFVSLQRGHDLPSGQRLPGNIPVVGSGGITGWHNESRAPGPGISIGRAANLGVPTLTEKDFWPLNTTLYVTDFRGNNVRFTYHLFQVLDLAGFNSGSVQPMLNRNYISSFPIKVPERPEQDAIATLLGALDDKIDVNRRIAATYEQLLHCKYTAMGLSGEPDDEHAIPVTALITFNPKLTKPSADEPVYVDMAALQTDQASIPTWTRRAPKSGPRFMNGDTLLARITPCLENGKTGYVDFMEDGEVGLGSTEFIVMRSRSGVPKELSYFLARDARFRAHAIRNMIGTSGRQRVSATDAANYFVKRPEAEALAVFGEEAATAFAHVKSLQSENRLLGTLRDTLLPQLMSGRLRVKDAEKIVEDHA, encoded by the coding sequence GTGCCTGAGTGGTTCGATACTACGCTGGGTGAATTTGTCAGCCTTCAACGAGGACATGACCTTCCTTCGGGGCAACGCCTTCCCGGGAATATCCCCGTTGTAGGAAGTGGCGGCATCACGGGCTGGCACAATGAGTCTAGAGCCCCCGGGCCAGGTATCAGTATCGGACGAGCCGCCAATCTCGGTGTGCCAACATTGACCGAGAAGGATTTTTGGCCTCTCAATACAACGCTCTATGTGACCGATTTCCGAGGAAACAACGTACGGTTCACATACCATCTTTTCCAAGTACTGGATCTCGCTGGATTCAATTCGGGAAGTGTTCAGCCCATGCTGAACAGGAACTACATCAGCTCCTTCCCGATCAAGGTGCCGGAGCGGCCGGAACAGGATGCCATCGCGACCCTATTGGGCGCATTGGATGACAAGATCGATGTCAATAGGCGCATCGCGGCCACGTACGAACAGCTACTCCACTGCAAGTACACCGCCATGGGCCTGTCCGGCGAACCTGACGATGAACACGCCATTCCAGTCACGGCCTTGATCACCTTCAATCCAAAGCTAACCAAACCCTCTGCAGATGAGCCGGTCTATGTGGACATGGCCGCATTGCAGACCGATCAAGCCAGCATCCCAACATGGACTCGGCGGGCACCCAAGTCCGGCCCACGGTTCATGAACGGTGACACACTCCTGGCGCGCATCACTCCGTGCCTAGAAAACGGGAAGACCGGATATGTCGACTTCATGGAGGATGGCGAGGTAGGGCTTGGATCCACTGAATTCATCGTCATGCGCTCCCGCAGTGGGGTCCCTAAAGAACTCAGCTATTTCTTGGCGCGTGATGCAAGATTCCGCGCACATGCCATTCGTAACATGATCGGCACTTCCGGGCGCCAGCGCGTAAGTGCGACGGATGCAGCTAACTACTTCGTAAAACGACCGGAAGCAGAAGCTCTGGCGGTTTTTGGTGAGGAAGCCGCAACAGCGTTCGCCCATGTTAAATCCTTGCAGAGTGAGAACCGGCTCCTCGGCACCCTCCGCGACACCCTCCTCCCCCAGCTCATGTCCGGCCGGCTGCGCGTCAAGGACGCCGAGAAGATTGTCGAGGACCACGCATGA